Proteins found in one Triticum aestivum cultivar Chinese Spring chromosome 4D, IWGSC CS RefSeq v2.1, whole genome shotgun sequence genomic segment:
- the LOC123098769 gene encoding ras-related protein RABC2a, which produces MGTTPGSSYDCSFKVLLIGDSAVGKSSLLVSFVSAAPTDDDISPTIGVDFKIKFLTVGDKKLKLTIWDTAGQERFRTITSSYYRGAHGIILVYDVTKRQSFTNLADVWAKEIELHSTNKECVKMLVGNKVDKDEDRMVTTEEGLAFAQQCGCLFLESSAKTRENVEKCFEELVLKILEVPSLSEEGSSVVKRNSLKQKHEKSGGCCQ; this is translated from the exons ATGGGCACGACGCCGGGGAGCAGCTACGACTGCTCCTTCAAGGTGCTGCTCATCGGCGACTCCGCCGTCGGCAAGAGCAGCCTCCTCGTCAGCTTCGTCTCCGCCGCCCCCACCGACGACGACATCTCCCCCACCATAG GGGTGGACTTTAAAATCAAGTTTCTCACTGTTGGTGATAAGAAATTGAAGTTGACAATATGGGACACCG CTGGCCAGGAGAGGTTTAGGACAATCACTAGTTCTTACTACAGAGGTGCTCATGGAATTATCTTAG TTTATGATGTCACAAAGAGACAAAGTTTCACAAATTTGGCTGATGTATGGGCCAAGGAAATAGAACTGCACTCAACAAACAAAGAGTGCGTCAAAATGCTTGTTGGAAACAAAGTGGACAAG GATGAGGACAGAATGGTAACAACAGAAGAAGGTCTTGCCTTTGCACAGCAGTGTGGATGCCTTTTTCTCGAGAGCAGTGCCAAAACAAGAGAAAATGTGGAGAAATGTTTTGAAGAGCTTGTGCTAAAG ATTCTTGAGGTTCCAAGTCTGTCGGAGGAAGGCTCGTCGGTCGTCAAGAGGAACTCGCTGAAACAGAAGCATGAGAAGAGCGGGGGGTGCTGTCAGTAG
- the LOC123098770 gene encoding aquaporin TIP1-1: MPVSRIAVGSHREVYEVGALKAALAEFISTLIFVFAGQGSGMAFSKLSPDGAATPAGLISAAIAHAFALFVAVSVGANISGGHVNPAVTFGAFVGGNITLFRGLLYWVAQLLGSTAACFLLRFSTGGLPTGTFGLTGIGAWEAVVLEIVMTFGLVYTVYATAVDPKKGSLGTIAPIAIGFIVGANILVGGAFSGASMNPAVSFGPALVSWEWGYQWVYWVGPLIGGGLAGVIYELLFISRTHEQLPTTDY; this comes from the exons ATGCCGGTCAGCAGGATCGCCGTGGGGAGCCACCGTGAGGTGTACGAGGTGGGCGCCCTCAAGGCGGCGCTCGCCGAGTTCATCTCCACGCTCATCTTCGTCTTCGCCGGCCAGGGCTCCGGCATGGCCTTCA GCAAGCTGAGCCCCGACGGCGCGGCGACCCCGGCCGGCCTGATCTCGGCGGCGATAGCGCACGCCTTCGCGCTGTTCGTGGCGGTGTCCGTGGGCGCCAACATCTCCGGCGGGCACGTGAACCCGGCCGTGACCTTCGGCGCCTTCGTGGGCGGCAACATCACCCTCTTCCGCGGCCTGCTCTACTGGGTCGCCCAGCTCCTGGGCTCCACCGCCGCCTGCTTCCTCCTCCGCTTCTCCACCGGCGGGCTCCCCACCGGCACCTTCGGGCTGACCGGCATCGGCGCGTGGGAGGCGGTGGTGCTGGAGATCGTGATGACCTTCGGGCTGGTGTACACGGTGTACGCCACGGCCGTGGACCCCAAGAAGGGCAGCCTGGGCACCATCGCGCCCATCGCCATCGGCTTCATCGTGGGCGCCAACATCCTGGTCGGCGGCGCCTTCTCCGGCGCGTCCATGAACCCCGCCGTCTCCTTCGGCCCCGCCCTCGTCAGCTGGGAGTGGGGGTACCAGTGGGTGTACTGGGTCGGCCCCCTCATCGGcggcggcctcgccggcgtcatctACGAGCTGCTCTTCATCTCCCGCACCCACGAGCAGCTCCCCACCACCGACTACTAA